TTCCCGACACTTGGATGCTGACTTCCTTACCTTGTTCAGAGACATCAACGGATACTTCCGCACCCATTTTTGTAGCCACGTCAATCACATACTGAACAGCAGTTTCAATTTGGTTATGTTTCTCGATGACCTTGACCATCGCGAGCCTTGAACCAATTCCGAAAATACCTTTTTTACCAGCGTCCATGATTTCCACGTCTACTTTTTCCCGCGTTGTGCCTAAGTCCTTCAACGCGTTTTGAATTGCTTCTTCAACGGTTTGGCCTTGCGCAGTTATATCTCTCACTTTCTCTTCTTACCTCCCTTTTTCGATGCAGACATTGTCGCTGCTTTCTTTTTAAGTCTTTCTTCTTCCTTCTTAGCCTCTTCCAAAGCCGCAGCTTCGCGTTTCGCCTTGAATGGATTATTAATTAACATTGTTTGGAAAATCGTAAATACGTTTCCGACAACCCAGTAAAGTGCCAACGCTGACGGTAAACTGATACCCGCGAAAAGAATCATCAATGGCATGAAGTAGATAATCATGTTCATCGATTTATTTTGTTGTGTTTGGCCCATCATCGACAATTTAGAAGAAATAAATGTCGTTAGAGCTGCTAAAATCGGTAAAATGAAATACGGATCTTTATCGCCTAGTGTCATCCACAAGAAATCCTGTGTCTTAATCTCGGCTGTCCGGCTAATCGCTTGGTAGAATCCAAGTAAGATCGGCATTTGAATCAATAACGGTAAACAACCCATCATTGGATTTGCATTGTTCTCTTGATATAGACGCATTGTT
The sequence above is drawn from the Listeria weihenstephanensis genome and encodes:
- the yidC gene encoding membrane protein insertase YidC; amino-acid sequence: MKKKMQLKKKLLLVGLMVGLMAVLAGCGVSTSPITSESTGFWSHYIVYPLSEVIIWFANLFGGNYAMGIIMTTVVIRLLIMPLMIKQLKSQKAMTAMQPQIKELQEKYKSKDNETKQKLQQETMRLYQENNANPMMGCLPLLIQMPILLGFYQAISRTAEIKTQDFLWMTLGDKDPYFILPILAALTTFISSKLSMMGQTQQNKSMNMIIYFMPLMILFAGISLPSALALYWVVGNVFTIFQTMLINNPFKAKREAAALEEAKKEEERLKKKAATMSASKKGGKKRK